ACATTGTAGTCTTCATGGCAGGTCTTTATATCCTCATTGCACTTGTAATTGTTTTAATCAACATCAACGAAATGCCATCTGTCATTTCTTCTATTGTGAAGCATGCATTTGGATTTGAACAATTTGCAGGAGGAACGCTTGGAGCTGTTCTCCTTCAAGGTGTTAAACGTGGTTTATTCTCTAATGAAGCTGGTATGGGTAGTGCGCCAAACGCAGCGGCTACAGCAGATGTTACCCACCCTGCTAAACAAGGCCTTATTCAAGCTTTAGCTGTTCTAATTGACACATTGGTTATTTGTTCAAGTACAGCTTTCATCGTACTTTTAACAGATGCCTATAAGACACCTGGCTTAGATGGTGTTCAAATTACACAAGTAGCACTAGGAGAACATATTGGAGGATGGGCTTCATCTCTTCTTGCTATTATGATTTTCCTTTTCGCTTTTAGTACTCTTATTGGAAACTATTACTACGGTGAAACAAACGTAGAATTCGTTAAAACAAATAAAGTTATTATTTTCATTTACCGTATTCTTGTTCTCGCAATGATCCTGTTTGGAGCTGTTGCAAAAGTAGATTTAGTTTGGAACTTAGCTGATCTATTCATGGGTCTTATGGCGTTTACAAACTTAATTGCTATTGCATTCCTAGCAAAAACAGCATTTAGAGCTCTTAAAGATTATACAGATCAACGTAAACAAGGAAAAGATCCCGTCTTTTACAAAGACTCTCTTTCCCATATTGGCGAGCTTGAAGGTTGGGAAGAAAGACCAAAAGAAACTAAAAAACAAACAGTATAATTTAGAAAAGCGCCCCTCTAATTAGAGGGGCGCTTTTTTCATACCTTCTTTAGAAATGGGAACACTATGTCCTAAAGGAGGAAATTGCAAATGTTTGATAGCTTTCTATTCCGCTTCTTCCGTCGTTCTGTTTTATATCGACTTATTGTTATCATTCTACTGCTTTGCGTTATTTTTGGTGGACTTATTCATTTTCTTGAAGAAGAAACCTTTCCAACCGTTTTTGACGGAATATGGTGGTCAATTGTCACGATATCTACAATTGGGTTCGGAGACTATGTTCCTCATACAGTAATTGGGCGTATTTTAGCTATGTTACTTATTTTAATTGGCACAGGGTTTATCACGAATTATTTTGTAACACTTGCTAGAATGGCAGTTTCTAGAGAGAATGCTTATGTTGATGGAAGCCTCCCTTATAGAGGAAGTGATCATATTGTTGTTGTTGGATGGAACGAGCGTACAAAACAACTTCTAGAGCTTTTTGCCCAATCTCATCTTGCTAAACATATTGTGTTAATTGACGAAACACTGGAAGAACGTCCTATGCTTTCTGCATACGTTCACTTTGTAAAAGGAAATCCCACACATGAGGATACACTTATAAAAGCAAATATTTCTGAAGCTCGGGAAGTGATGATTACAGCTAATCAACATAAAGCTGAAAACGAAGCAGATATGCAGGCTATTTTGACTATCTTAGCTGTTAAGGGACAAGATCGTCATATTCCTATCACAGCAGAAGTTCTTTCTTCTCTACACGTCAAAAGTGCTAAACATGCTGGAGCCGGTAAAATAGTCGAAACAAATAAAATGATTAGTAAGCATATGTACGAGCAGCTATTTTCAAAAGAAGGCTTTGTTAGAAAGTGAGCTAACAAAGCCTTTTCAAATTCAATATAGAAGGCGTTGTTCCGCTTCTCTTAGGAGCTCCTGACCTAGTGGGATATATTCTTTTGGAAAAGAAGCATCGGGATCTTGCGGTTCTTGGAATTGATCAAATGAGCTCTTCACATTGCCAACATGAACTTGATCATCTAAACCAATTTGATATTTATGAGAAAGCAAAAAAGGTGTTCTGAAACGCACTGTTGCTCCAGGGGCATCAAGCTGACCATCCACAGCTTGAAATGGAAGACGAAGAAACTGATACCCTACTTTATCATCTATCTTATAGTCAAATGACCCTTGATCATACTCCCATCCTCCCCCAATTGTATATCCTAAAGAACCTAAAGTTTCTTCTAAATCATGCAGCTTAAACACTCTTCCCTCAAGGTTTGAATGTAATTCAATCATAGTAAGCACCCCTTTTCTATGTTAACGTCTCCAATATTACTCTTTTTATCCTTTTGTATCGTTACAAAAAAAAACAGTCATAGCCTTAGGCTATGACTGTTTTTTCATTTATTATTTTAAACGTTTTTCAAGCTCTGCTTTCTTTTCTTCAAATCCCGGTTTTCCAAGAAGTGCAAACATATTTACTTTGTATGCTTCTACACCTGGTTGATCAAATGGGTTAACACCTAAAAGGTAACCACTTACTGCGCAAGCTTTTTCAAAGAAGTAAGCAATATAACCGAATGTATAAGCATCAAGAGCTGGTGCTGTTACAAGTAAGTTCGGAACTCCTCCGTCTGTATGAGCAAGCATTGTTCCTTCAAGCGCTTTGTTATTAACAAAATCCACTGTTTCACCAGCTAGATAGTTTAAGCCATCTAAATCAGCCGCATCTTCTTCAATTGTTAACTCGTGACGAGGATTCTCAACGCGAATTACAGTTTCAAAAATATCACGACGACCTTCTTGAACATATTGTCCTAAAGAATGTAGGTCTGTTGAGAAGTTTGCTGAAGATGGATAAATTCCTTTTTGGTCTTTCCCTTCACTTTCTCCAAACAGTTGTTTCCACCACTCTGCAAAGTATTGAAGAGCTGGCTCATAGTTAATTAACATTTCAATTGTCTTACCTTTGTTGTAAAGAAGGTTACGAACTGCTGCGTATTGGTATGCTGCATTTTCTTCTAGGTTAGGCTTTGCAAAGTCTTCACTTGCAGCCTCTGCACCTTTCATCATGTCAGAAATGTTCGCCCCACTTACAGCAATCGGAAGAAGTCCAACTGCAGTTAGAACAGAATAACGACCACCAACATCGTCCGGAATCACGAATGTTTCGTATTTCTCTTCATCAGCAAGCGTTTTTAAAGCTCCACGTGCTTTATCTGTTGTAGCATAAATACGACCACGTGCTTCTTCTTTTCCATATTTCTCTTCGAGAAGCTTACGGAAAATACGGAACGCGATCGCAGGTTCTGTTGTTGTTCCAGACTTAGAAATAACATTGATTGAGAAGTCTTTTCCATCAAGAAGATCCATTAAGTCTTTCATATATGTAGAGCTAATGTTATTTCCAACGAAAATCACTTGTGGCGTTTGACGTTTCTCTTTCGGTAATACGTTATAGAAAGAGTGTTGAAGCATTTCAATTGCTGCTCTTGCACCTAAATATGAACCACCAATTCCAATTACTAATAAAACATCTGAATCACTTTTAATTTTTTCAGCACTTTTCTCAATGCGAGCAAACTCTTCCTTATCATATTCTTTCGGAAGATTTACCCATCCTAAAAAATCGCTTCCTGCTCCTGTTTTATCATGGATAGCATGATGTGCTGCTTTTACAGCATCACTTAAGTATGTAATTTCATGCTCTTTGAAAAAAGTAAGTGCATTTGAGTAATCAAAACGAACATGTGTCATAGATATGTTCCTCCATAAATTTTATTCTCTTTCTCTCACTTTATCGAAACCGCTCATGGAATTCAAGCAATGTTTCTCCATATTAGTACTTTCTTTTCAAAAATATTGTATAAATCCTGCATAGAAAGGTTTGAGCAGGACTAAAGGAGGAAAATCACTTAATAGAAGTGACTCACTCTATACTTAACTCAAACTCTTCCATTGCTTTATTCAACCGCACGTATTCCCTTGAATCGAATGGGCGTAACGGGTGCTTATTCATTATCTCTCCATACTGCTCAACTAATTTTTCTACTGCTTCCTGATCTAAGTATTCTTTCTTTGTAGCAGCATTAAACAAGAAAGCACTTGTGAACATCGTGATAAAAATAGTGGAACTTACAATGATTTGTTTCTTATACATACTAAACGTCACCTCATAGTTAGGATGAGATGATTTTTTTATTTCTATTCAATGTAATGGAATTCTTTAAGAAAAAAAGTGAAGACTAAAAAAGCATTCTACACCCCAAAAAAGACCTTAAAAATAAAAAAAAATATAATTTTTTTTACTGTCATTTTTCCGACTTTCTATTTATTTAATAGCACAGAAATAGTTGAGCAACATAGAAGAGTCGTTGGGATGCAAGGCATCTCGAATTATTATATAATCGGTTCTAGAATAAAGTATCCGTCTAAAATTAGTATATTTGAAGGAGGTTTATCATTTGTCATTGCTACACTTACTCGTACTATCGCCTTTCCTATTTGCGATACTTGTACCCTTTCTATATAGATATGTGCGAAAGGTTCATACAGGATGGTTTGTCCTTATTTTACCTCTTGCCTTATTTCTATATTTTCTCCAGTTCATTAAACTTACGAGCAGTGGCGAAGAAGTTGTTCGTACATTTGAATGGATTCCAAGCTTAGATATCAACTTCACTCTACATGTTGATGGGCTTGGTCTTTTATTTGCTTTACTTATTACAGGAATCGGGTCTTTAGTTACTCTTTACTCTATTTATTATCTATCAAAAGATAAAGAGGCATTACATAATTTTTATGTATATCTTCTTCTCTTTATGGGAGCCATGCTTGGAGTCGTGCTTTCTGATAATCTAATTGTTCTTTATACATTCTGGGAGATCACAAGCCTTTCCTCTTTTTTACTTATCGGATATTGGTATAAAAGAGAGAAGTCCCGATATGGAGCACAAAAATCAATGCTTATTACTGTTTTTGGAGGATTAGCTCTTTTAGGCGGCATTATTCTCTTGTACATGATGACGGGCACATTTAGTATCCGTGAAATTATAGCTAACCTTGAGCTCCTAAAAGGAGAAGCTTTACTTTTACCTGCTCTTATCCTTGTTCTCTTAGGAGCATTCACAAAATCAGCTCAGTTTCCGTTCCATATTTGGTTACCAGATGCTATGGAAGCTCCCACTCCTGTTAGTGCTTACTTGCACTCAGCTACAATGGTGAAAGCAGGCATCTATCTTGTCGCTCGTTTAAGCCCTGTCTTCAGTGACCATGCTGCATGGTTTATTTTAATTTCTACCTTTGGAATTTTCACTTTGTTTTGGGGCTCCTTTTCTGCTGTAAAACAAACGGACTTAAAAGGAATTTTAGCTTTTTCAACAGTTAGTCAACTTGGAATGATTATGTCATTACTTGGGGTTGGAAGTGCGTCTTTACATTACGACTACTTAGAAAACAATATTTTTATCGTCGCTGTTACTGCTGCTATTTTCCATCTCATTAACCATGCTACTTTCAAAGGAAGCTTGTTTATGGTTGCAGGAATCGTGGACCATGAGACAGGAACACGCGATATTCGAAAACTTGGTGGTTTAATGGGGATTATGCCTGTTACTTTTACAATTGCTTTAATTGGATCGTTCTCAATGGCTGGCATTCCTCCGTTTAACGGATTTTTGAGTAAAGAAATGTTTCTAACTGGGATGGTTAATGTTCTAAAGATGGATATTTACCATATCGAAACATGGGGAATTCTTCTTCCAGTTATTGCATGGATAGCTAGTGTGTTCACCTTTGTATACAGCATGATTTTATTCTTTAGAACATTTACAGGAAAACTTCAACTTGAGAAGCTTGAGAAAAAACCGCATGAAGCACCAGTTGGAATGCTTATATCACCAGTTATCTTAGCTTCCTTAGCTGTTATATTTAGTTTTTTTCCAAACATTTTATCTTCTACGCTTATTATACCGGCTATGAAATCGATACTTCCAACGATTGCTCAAAGTGGCCAAGAATTTGATGTAGAAATCAAACATTGGCATGGATTTACACCTGAATTGTTTATGACGATTGGAATCATTGTAATAGGAACGATTCTTTTTCTTACTGTTCGAAAATGGTCCTTTATTTATGAACGTTTTCCTCAAAAACTCGCTCTTAACTATGTTTATGATCAAGGGTTGGTTGGAACAGAACGTGGTTCAGCGTGGATTATGAAATCCTTCATGTCTGGCCATATTCGAGATTATCTTGTTTACATTTTTGTATTTCTATCTATTATTTCATTAAGCTCTCTCTTTGTGACAAATGCATTTCATCTTGACGTAACAAATGTTGCCCCAATTGGAGTTTATGAAATAATCCTAAGTCTTCTAGCTGTCGGAGGTGCTGTCATCACCGTTCTTGCTAGAACACGTATGGTTGCCATCATTGCAGCTGGTGTCGTTGGATATACGATTTCGCTATTCTTCGTTATCTTCAGGGCACCTGATTTAGCGCTTACACAGCTTGTTGTAGAAACAATCTCTGTTGCTTTATTTTTACTTTGTTTTTTCCATTTACCAGAAATCACAAAGAAACAAAAGCGTCTCAGATTTCGATTATTAAATTTACTTGTTTCAATCGGAGTAGGATTTGTTGTCACAATGTTTGGTATTGCCTCTCATAGCGAGAAACTATTTCCTTCTATTTCTAAATATTTTGTGGAGGAAAGCTATAAAGAAGCAGGTGGGAAGAATATTGTGAATGTTATCCTTGTAGACTTCCGTGGATTTGATACATTGTTTGAAATTACAGTACTTGGTATCGCTGCCTTTGGAATCTTTGCGATTGTTAAATTACGTCTAACTAAAAGGAGTGAACGTGAACATGAAGGTAAATGATTTAATTTTAAAAACGGCTACGAACGTTGTGTCGTTCATTATCATCACTTTCTCCATTTATCTGTTTTTCACTGGTCACTACACTCCTGGTGGCGGTTTTATCGGTGGATTAATGGCAAGTGGCGGTTTGTTATTGTTATTACTTGCTTATGATTTGAAAACGATTCAGTCAATTATCCCTTTTGATTTCAAAAAGGTGATTGCTACAGGGCTTTTAATAGCCGTTGCTACTGGAGTCGGTGGATTCTTCTTTGATGTACCTTTTCTTACTCATACATATGGGTATTTTGACCTTCCATTCTTTGGAGAACATACGGCTTTAGCAACAGCAACTCTGTTTGACTTGGGGGTTTATCTTGTTGTTGTGGGAATTACCATGACCATTATTCAAACGATTGGAGAGAGCGAATAATGGAAATATTAATGTCAATTGTATCAGGCATACTCTTCATGTGTGCAACGTATTTAATTTTGTCTCGTAGCTTACTACGGGTTATTATCGGAACTGTCCTTTTGAGTCATGGAGCTCATTTAATGATTCTTACAATGGGCGGACTAAAAAAAGGAACAGTTCCCCTGTTAGGAGAAAATGCTTCTTCTTACACAGATCCATTGCCACAAGCTTTGATTTTAACCGCTATTGTTATTTCTTTTGGGGTTACTGCTCTTTTCTTAGTTCTTGCATACCGCTCATATCAGGAATTAAAGACAGACGATATGAATGATTTAAAGGGGTGTGAGGACGATGAGTAATTATGTAATTTGGCCACTACTAATTCCTTTGATAACAGGGATTATTCTTATGTTTTTTAGCCGAAATGTTACTGTTGCTCGTACAATTAGCATAGTTTCTTCTCTTGTGGCTACTGGTTTCTCTGTACTTCTTGTACACTTAGTTAAAACGCATGGAATTTTAACTCATGAGCTTGGGGGATGGAAACCTCCTTTTGGAATTGTACTTGTAGCTGATATGTTTTCAGCATTACTTGTCCTTACAACAAGTATTGTCAGCTTGTGCTGTATTTTATTTGCTTTTCGTTCTATTGGAATTGAACGAGAAAGATTCTATTTTTACTCTTTTGTTCAATTTATGATTGTAGGTGTCACAGGAGCATTTTTAACTGGAGATATCTTTAACTTATTTGTATTCTTCGAAGTTATGTTAATGTCTTCCTATGTCTTGATCTCATTAGGAGGCACAAAACTCCAACTTCGAGAGTCTCTTAAATATATTCTTGTAAATATTGTTTCTTCAGCTCTTTTTGTTATCGCTGTTGGGTTCCTATACTCTGTAACAGGAACATTAAATATGGCTGATTTATCAGTAAAAGTTGCCGAAGTAGGACAACCTGGTATCATTACAGCTATTGCTCTTCTCTTATTTGTGGTCTTCGCCATAAAAGGAGCACTATTCCCACTATATTTTTGGCTTCCTGGTTCATACAAAGCACCTCCACCTGTTGTAACAGCTTTATTTGGTGCACTGTTAACTAAAGTTGGTGTTTATGCTATATTCCGAGTGTTTACACTTATTTTCTATCATGATCAAGCATTTACACATACTATTATTGGTTATGTATCGCTTCTAACAATTGTAGCAGGATGCATTGGAGCTATTGCCTATTGGGATATTGAAAAAATTATTATTTATAACATTATCATTGCAGTCGGTGTTATTGTATATGGAGTTACCTTAACAACAGAAACTGGGATTGCCGGAGCACTTTACTATTTAATTCATGACATGATTATTAAAGCAGCGCTATTTCTATTAGCAGGAGCAATGATTACTATTACAGGAACAGCTTCAGCCAAAAAAATGGGTGGTCTAATTAAACGTCACCCTTTCCTCGGATGGATGTTCTTTGTAGCTGTAATTTCTCTTGCTGGAATCCCTCCTTTGAGTGGCTTC
This window of the Priestia filamentosa genome carries:
- a CDS encoding alanine/glycine:cation symporter family protein, with translation MDLLNDVVLTINDALWTYVLIALLLILGLYFTLRSRFLQFRLLKEMFRLLTEKPASKEKGSISAFQAFCISMAARVGTGNIAGIALALSIGGPGAIFWMWIVALVGSASGFVESTLAQIYKVPNKGAFRGGPAYYMEKGLKKRWLGVLFAILITISFAFVFVAVQANTITLAFEQSFNANRLVVGIIVLIAFGIIIFGGIQRIAKMSEYIVVFMAGLYILIALVIVLININEMPSVISSIVKHAFGFEQFAGGTLGAVLLQGVKRGLFSNEAGMGSAPNAAATADVTHPAKQGLIQALAVLIDTLVICSSTAFIVLLTDAYKTPGLDGVQITQVALGEHIGGWASSLLAIMIFLFAFSTLIGNYYYGETNVEFVKTNKVIIFIYRILVLAMILFGAVAKVDLVWNLADLFMGLMAFTNLIAIAFLAKTAFRALKDYTDQRKQGKDPVFYKDSLSHIGELEGWEERPKETKKQTV
- a CDS encoding potassium channel family protein, which encodes MFDSFLFRFFRRSVLYRLIVIILLLCVIFGGLIHFLEEETFPTVFDGIWWSIVTISTIGFGDYVPHTVIGRILAMLLILIGTGFITNYFVTLARMAVSRENAYVDGSLPYRGSDHIVVVGWNERTKQLLELFAQSHLAKHIVLIDETLEERPMLSAYVHFVKGNPTHEDTLIKANISEAREVMITANQHKAENEADMQAILTILAVKGQDRHIPITAEVLSSLHVKSAKHAGAGKIVETNKMISKHMYEQLFSKEGFVRK
- a CDS encoding YugN-like family protein produces the protein MIELHSNLEGRVFKLHDLEETLGSLGYTIGGGWEYDQGSFDYKIDDKVGYQFLRLPFQAVDGQLDAPGATVRFRTPFLLSHKYQIGLDDQVHVGNVKSSFDQFQEPQDPDASFPKEYIPLGQELLREAEQRLLY
- a CDS encoding glucose-6-phosphate isomerase, which encodes MTHVRFDYSNALTFFKEHEITYLSDAVKAAHHAIHDKTGAGSDFLGWVNLPKEYDKEEFARIEKSAEKIKSDSDVLLVIGIGGSYLGARAAIEMLQHSFYNVLPKEKRQTPQVIFVGNNISSTYMKDLMDLLDGKDFSINVISKSGTTTEPAIAFRIFRKLLEEKYGKEEARGRIYATTDKARGALKTLADEEKYETFVIPDDVGGRYSVLTAVGLLPIAVSGANISDMMKGAEAASEDFAKPNLEENAAYQYAAVRNLLYNKGKTIEMLINYEPALQYFAEWWKQLFGESEGKDQKGIYPSSANFSTDLHSLGQYVQEGRRDIFETVIRVENPRHELTIEEDAADLDGLNYLAGETVDFVNNKALEGTMLAHTDGGVPNLLVTAPALDAYTFGYIAYFFEKACAVSGYLLGVNPFDQPGVEAYKVNMFALLGKPGFEEKKAELEKRLK
- a CDS encoding Na+/H+ antiporter subunit A translates to MSLLHLLVLSPFLFAILVPFLYRYVRKVHTGWFVLILPLALFLYFLQFIKLTSSGEEVVRTFEWIPSLDINFTLHVDGLGLLFALLITGIGSLVTLYSIYYLSKDKEALHNFYVYLLLFMGAMLGVVLSDNLIVLYTFWEITSLSSFLLIGYWYKREKSRYGAQKSMLITVFGGLALLGGIILLYMMTGTFSIREIIANLELLKGEALLLPALILVLLGAFTKSAQFPFHIWLPDAMEAPTPVSAYLHSATMVKAGIYLVARLSPVFSDHAAWFILISTFGIFTLFWGSFSAVKQTDLKGILAFSTVSQLGMIMSLLGVGSASLHYDYLENNIFIVAVTAAIFHLINHATFKGSLFMVAGIVDHETGTRDIRKLGGLMGIMPVTFTIALIGSFSMAGIPPFNGFLSKEMFLTGMVNVLKMDIYHIETWGILLPVIAWIASVFTFVYSMILFFRTFTGKLQLEKLEKKPHEAPVGMLISPVILASLAVIFSFFPNILSSTLIIPAMKSILPTIAQSGQEFDVEIKHWHGFTPELFMTIGIIVIGTILFLTVRKWSFIYERFPQKLALNYVYDQGLVGTERGSAWIMKSFMSGHIRDYLVYIFVFLSIISLSSLFVTNAFHLDVTNVAPIGVYEIILSLLAVGGAVITVLARTRMVAIIAAGVVGYTISLFFVIFRAPDLALTQLVVETISVALFLLCFFHLPEITKKQKRLRFRLLNLLVSIGVGFVVTMFGIASHSEKLFPSISKYFVEESYKEAGGKNIVNVILVDFRGFDTLFEITVLGIAAFGIFAIVKLRLTKRSEREHEGK
- a CDS encoding Na(+)/H(+) antiporter subunit B, producing the protein MKVNDLILKTATNVVSFIIITFSIYLFFTGHYTPGGGFIGGLMASGGLLLLLLAYDLKTIQSIIPFDFKKVIATGLLIAVATGVGGFFFDVPFLTHTYGYFDLPFFGEHTALATATLFDLGVYLVVVGITMTIIQTIGESE
- a CDS encoding Na(+)/H(+) antiporter subunit C, translating into MEILMSIVSGILFMCATYLILSRSLLRVIIGTVLLSHGAHLMILTMGGLKKGTVPLLGENASSYTDPLPQALILTAIVISFGVTALFLVLAYRSYQELKTDDMNDLKGCEDDE
- a CDS encoding Na+/H+ antiporter subunit D — encoded protein: MSNYVIWPLLIPLITGIILMFFSRNVTVARTISIVSSLVATGFSVLLVHLVKTHGILTHELGGWKPPFGIVLVADMFSALLVLTTSIVSLCCILFAFRSIGIERERFYFYSFVQFMIVGVTGAFLTGDIFNLFVFFEVMLMSSYVLISLGGTKLQLRESLKYILVNIVSSALFVIAVGFLYSVTGTLNMADLSVKVAEVGQPGIITAIALLLFVVFAIKGALFPLYFWLPGSYKAPPPVVTALFGALLTKVGVYAIFRVFTLIFYHDQAFTHTIIGYVSLLTIVAGCIGAIAYWDIEKIIIYNIIIAVGVIVYGVTLTTETGIAGALYYLIHDMIIKAALFLLAGAMITITGTASAKKMGGLIKRHPFLGWMFFVAVISLAGIPPLSGFIGKFLLVEGAAQSHSYLFMGILLISSLVVLYSVIKIFIHAFWREPKLTEKEEKGTTKGMLLPIVILLALSVGLGVGAEFVSPYIFEAAKTLMDPSIYIDAVLKE